One stretch of Vibrio kanaloae DNA includes these proteins:
- a CDS encoding aldo/keto reductase, protein MVAKVTTAPQGLELSELVQGYWRTAEWGMTPKQRLTFLKQHIDLGITTVDHADIYGNYQCEKLFGEALALEPSLRDEIQIVTKCDINLCGDHTPDRKINHYDTSAHHIYQSVNNSLERLGVSELDVLLIHRPDVLMDADEVAEAFAELHKVGKVKHFGVSNFSPRQFELLQSRLGKPLITNQVEINPLNFEVAHDGTLDQLQMNRIRPMAWSCLGGGSIFNGDSEQAIRVRDELEAIRQEVGADSIDQVIYAWVRRLPSNPIAIIGSGKIERVKTAVDALKIELTREQWYRVWVASKGHGVP, encoded by the coding sequence ATGGTTGCAAAAGTAACGACAGCGCCGCAAGGCTTAGAACTTTCTGAGCTGGTGCAAGGATACTGGCGTACAGCAGAGTGGGGCATGACCCCTAAACAACGCCTGACTTTCCTTAAGCAGCATATTGATCTTGGTATCACAACGGTTGATCACGCCGATATTTACGGTAACTACCAATGTGAAAAGTTATTTGGTGAAGCATTAGCGCTTGAGCCAAGCCTTCGTGATGAGATCCAAATCGTCACCAAGTGCGACATCAACTTGTGTGGTGACCACACTCCTGATCGTAAGATCAATCACTATGACACCAGCGCGCACCATATTTACCAATCCGTAAATAATTCTCTTGAACGTTTGGGTGTAAGCGAACTTGATGTATTACTGATTCATCGCCCTGATGTACTTATGGATGCGGATGAGGTTGCAGAAGCTTTTGCAGAATTGCATAAGGTCGGCAAAGTTAAACACTTCGGTGTATCAAACTTTTCACCGCGCCAGTTTGAACTGCTGCAATCTCGACTAGGTAAGCCACTCATTACCAACCAAGTAGAAATTAACCCGTTGAACTTCGAAGTTGCCCATGATGGCACCTTAGATCAACTGCAGATGAATCGTATACGCCCAATGGCGTGGTCTTGTTTAGGTGGTGGTAGCATTTTCAATGGCGATTCAGAGCAAGCGATTCGCGTACGTGATGAACTAGAAGCGATTCGCCAAGAAGTGGGTGCAGACAGCATTGACCAAGTTATTTATGCTTGGGTTCGTCGTTTACCGTCTAACCCAATTGCGATTATCGGTTCAGGTAAGATTGAACGTGTGAAGACAGCCGTTGATGCATTAAAAATTGAACTGACTCGCGAACAATGGTATCGCGTTTGGGTTGCATCTAAAGGTCACGGTGTGCCATAG
- a CDS encoding HlyD family type I secretion periplasmic adaptor subunit yields MSNDIQWTNNHLAFRSRKLIWLSALLIVSIIGWAMWATLEEVVIGEGKVVPSLSVQTIQSLEGGLVQEILVQQGQPVVKGQPLAKLEETRFKAAFLESAQQADTLLAQQLRLKAELSTVVLNNDAKEWYERVVLVPQDIAVDVSSHPALMNAKANYRERLGQLKSELEEAALRIEQQDQARVDTLNNIQTLESSLEIVIRERNMLKDVVASGAVAEVELLKLNRDVVKLKGDIASSKVAAQKQRAAYSESIADHRSIALDFRAKAQGQLNEVASKIAQLNESQQAIADQLKRTQILAPVDGTVKEIFVRTIGGVVRPGEPIIEIIPSNSELIVEARISPQDIAFVHKGLDATVKFTAYDFVIYGGLKGEVIYVSADALQTKDGNAYYRAHIQLNEDQQQNSAFSIIPGMQVAVDILTGEKTVLSYWLKPILRAKANSLRER; encoded by the coding sequence ATGAGTAATGATATTCAATGGACTAATAACCACTTGGCATTTCGTTCTCGTAAACTGATCTGGCTAAGTGCGTTATTGATAGTGTCGATTATCGGTTGGGCTATGTGGGCAACATTAGAGGAAGTCGTGATCGGTGAAGGAAAAGTTGTGCCGAGTCTTTCGGTACAAACGATTCAAAGTCTAGAGGGCGGTTTGGTCCAAGAAATCTTGGTGCAACAAGGCCAACCCGTGGTGAAAGGGCAACCTCTGGCCAAGCTAGAAGAGACACGTTTTAAAGCGGCTTTTTTAGAGTCAGCCCAGCAAGCTGACACCTTACTTGCTCAGCAATTAAGATTAAAGGCCGAGCTGTCGACAGTCGTTTTAAATAATGATGCAAAAGAATGGTATGAGCGAGTGGTCTTGGTACCGCAAGATATTGCTGTCGATGTATCAAGCCATCCCGCTTTAATGAACGCGAAAGCTAACTACCGAGAGCGTTTAGGGCAGTTGAAATCGGAACTGGAAGAGGCGGCACTTCGCATCGAGCAACAAGACCAAGCACGTGTCGATACGCTGAATAATATCCAGACTCTTGAAAGCAGCCTCGAGATTGTGATTCGAGAGCGCAACATGTTGAAAGACGTGGTAGCGAGTGGTGCGGTTGCGGAAGTTGAGTTGCTAAAACTGAACCGTGATGTGGTCAAGCTGAAAGGTGATATTGCCAGCTCAAAAGTGGCGGCTCAGAAGCAGAGAGCTGCTTACTCAGAGTCGATAGCGGATCACCGTAGCATAGCGTTAGATTTTCGCGCCAAAGCACAAGGTCAATTGAACGAAGTGGCCAGCAAAATAGCGCAATTGAATGAAAGCCAGCAGGCGATCGCAGACCAACTTAAACGAACGCAAATTTTAGCGCCTGTTGATGGCACAGTAAAAGAGATCTTTGTTCGGACTATCGGTGGTGTCGTCCGTCCGGGGGAGCCTATTATTGAGATTATCCCGTCAAACAGCGAGCTGATTGTTGAAGCAAGAATCTCTCCTCAAGACATTGCATTTGTTCATAAGGGGCTGGATGCCACAGTCAAATTCACGGCCTATGATTTTGTCATTTATGGCGGACTTAAAGGTGAGGTGATTTATGTCAGTGCCGACGCCTTACAAACCAAAGACGGCAATGCTTATTATCGCGCCCATATTCAGTTAAACGAAGACCAACAACAAAACTCTGCTTTTAGCATTATCCCTGGGATGCAAGTCGCGGTTGATATCTTGACCGGAGAAAAAACAGTATTGAGCTATTGGTTAAAACCTATTTTGCGAGCTAAGGCAAATTCACTTCGCGAACGATGA
- a CDS encoding TolC family outer membrane protein, translating into MHSKFLLSSCLLMSGLSQAASLEESVAFAIDYSPEILAQYSRYQSVIRDGDAAGGLYMPQVNLYAAAGYEETRYNSSSKLDTDDRGLTRTEIGVKVSQLLFDGFKTTSNVDRLTYEAEAERLTLISRAENVSLDVVRNYLDILKAETLLELSKRNVKEHQEIYQDIQDKKSKGLSSNSDLAQISARVATAQSSLIAAQNNLFDLQTQYLRLVGKPAVNMVYPRFDYALLPSSAQIALEQAIENHPEIKAALLDIDAARKEMRREKGDYYPEVKLELHANKNDNVSNPPGGVDEDARLMLTMDYDLFNGFSTDSRVESSAWRVEEARAIRLRTEREVKEGTQLAWNAYKMLEQQKSLLQQNVDAAKIAELGYIQQFNVGRRSLLDVLDAKVEVFLARRNFISTEYDQTLAAYRVLNAMGMLTYALRIEHPDEWQGENK; encoded by the coding sequence ATGCATTCAAAATTCTTACTCTCTTCTTGCTTACTAATGAGTGGGCTGTCTCAAGCCGCCTCATTAGAAGAGTCAGTGGCGTTTGCTATCGACTATAGTCCAGAGATATTGGCGCAGTATTCCCGATACCAATCGGTGATAAGAGACGGAGACGCTGCGGGTGGTTTATATATGCCACAAGTCAACCTTTATGCGGCGGCAGGTTACGAAGAGACGCGCTATAACAGCAGCAGCAAGCTTGATACCGATGACCGTGGCCTAACGCGAACGGAAATTGGCGTTAAAGTATCTCAGTTACTATTCGATGGCTTTAAAACCACGTCGAATGTTGATCGACTAACGTACGAAGCAGAAGCTGAGCGTTTAACTCTGATTTCACGAGCTGAAAATGTATCGTTAGACGTAGTTAGAAACTACTTAGATATCCTGAAAGCCGAAACGCTTTTGGAGCTTTCTAAACGTAACGTAAAAGAGCACCAAGAAATCTATCAAGACATCCAAGATAAAAAGAGCAAAGGGTTGAGTAGTAACTCGGATCTGGCTCAGATCTCTGCGCGTGTCGCGACCGCGCAATCTTCACTAATTGCCGCTCAGAACAATCTGTTTGATTTACAAACTCAGTATCTACGGCTAGTCGGCAAGCCTGCGGTCAATATGGTTTACCCACGTTTTGATTACGCGTTGTTACCGAGTTCTGCACAGATAGCCCTTGAACAGGCGATAGAGAATCACCCTGAAATCAAAGCCGCTTTGCTTGATATCGACGCAGCTCGTAAAGAGATGCGTCGCGAGAAAGGGGACTACTATCCAGAGGTGAAACTTGAGCTTCATGCTAATAAAAACGACAACGTGTCTAACCCGCCAGGCGGTGTCGATGAAGATGCTCGACTAATGCTAACGATGGATTATGACTTGTTTAATGGCTTCTCTACTGATTCTAGAGTTGAATCATCGGCTTGGCGAGTTGAAGAGGCTAGGGCGATACGGTTAAGAACGGAGCGTGAGGTTAAAGAGGGTACTCAGCTAGCTTGGAATGCATATAAGATGCTTGAACAGCAAAAATCCCTACTTCAACAGAATGTTGATGCTGCCAAAATCGCAGAGCTTGGCTATATCCAACAATTCAATGTTGGTAGGCGGAGCCTTTTAGATGTGCTGGATGCGAAGGTCGAAGTGTTCTTGGCTCGACGAAATTTCATCAGTACTGAATATGATCAAACATTAGCGGCATATCGAGTACTGAATGCGATGGGCATGTTGACTTACGCATTAAGGATTGAACATCCAGATGAGTGGCAAGGGGAGAACAAGTAA
- a CDS encoding 3'-5' exonuclease, producing MASNSADSVIVLDFETTGLSPNMGDRAIEIGAVKLVNGEVVDTFQQLMNPGFRVSGFIEGYTGISNRMLITAASCSEVMDEFADFIQGSQLVAHNASFDKRFLDAEFDFIGRDYTGKFACSMLIARRLIQDAPTHKLGDLVRFKNIDNDGTFHRALADSEMTARLWLLMIDELQSDHGIQQPSFQLMQKISKTAKGSIPKLLMSNRG from the coding sequence ATGGCTTCAAACTCCGCAGATTCCGTTATCGTTCTCGATTTCGAAACCACAGGCTTATCTCCCAACATGGGCGACCGAGCGATTGAGATCGGTGCAGTTAAGCTCGTTAACGGCGAAGTTGTCGACACCTTCCAACAACTCATGAACCCTGGGTTTCGTGTCAGTGGATTCATTGAAGGTTATACAGGGATCAGTAACCGTATGTTAATCACAGCGGCCAGTTGTAGTGAAGTGATGGATGAGTTTGCAGACTTCATTCAAGGCAGCCAACTTGTTGCTCACAATGCGTCGTTTGATAAGCGCTTTCTCGATGCCGAGTTCGACTTTATTGGCCGAGACTATACAGGTAAGTTCGCTTGCTCAATGTTGATTGCTCGCCGCTTGATCCAAGATGCACCGACCCATAAGCTAGGCGACCTTGTGCGCTTTAAGAATATCGACAACGACGGTACTTTCCACAGAGCGTTAGCCGATTCAGAAATGACAGCACGCTTATGGTTATTAATGATTGATGAACTGCAAAGTGATCACGGTATTCAACAACCGAGCTTTCAATTGATGCAGAAAATATCTAAGACCGCTAAAGGCTCTATTCCAAAACTGTTGATGAGTAATCGAGGTTAA
- a CDS encoding DEAD/DEAH box helicase, translating to MPFSKLGLSSPIVKAVAKQGYEKPTSIQEKAIPIVLSGKNLIAAAQTGTGKTASFVLPILEMLSKGETQRKKRIRAVILTPTRELAIQVEQNITKYAKFLNLTSLAMYGGVSYQHQKDRLIEGVDILVATPGRLIDMYGQRAVHFDEVEVLVLDEADRMLDMGFIEDINKIIARLPQDIQNLLFSATLSTPVRALAKSAISEAEEISIAKTDASKANIEQWLVTVDKDRKSALLSHMITEGNWDQALIFIETKHGAAKLVAQLEKRGIQAEAFHSGRSQAIREKILADFKKGRLKYLVATGVAARGIDIDNLSRVVNYDIPFPADDYVHRIGRTGRADASGEAISFLSKDNFKNLCIIEKRLGHLIERRVVEGFEPRKEVPISVLNFVPKKKRDLQQPE from the coding sequence ATGCCATTTTCCAAGCTTGGATTAAGCTCACCTATTGTTAAAGCCGTTGCAAAACAAGGCTATGAAAAGCCAACCTCTATTCAAGAAAAAGCAATTCCGATTGTGCTTTCTGGTAAGAACCTTATTGCGGCAGCACAAACAGGTACAGGTAAAACTGCGAGCTTTGTTCTCCCTATCTTAGAAATGCTAAGTAAAGGTGAAACACAACGTAAAAAACGTATTCGTGCTGTTATTTTGACACCAACTCGTGAGCTTGCGATTCAGGTTGAGCAGAACATTACTAAGTACGCGAAGTTCCTAAACCTAACATCACTAGCGATGTACGGTGGCGTGTCTTACCAGCACCAGAAAGACCGCTTGATTGAAGGCGTCGATATTCTTGTGGCAACACCAGGTCGTTTAATCGACATGTACGGACAACGCGCGGTTCATTTTGATGAAGTTGAAGTTCTGGTTCTTGATGAAGCTGACCGCATGCTAGACATGGGGTTCATTGAAGACATCAACAAGATCATCGCACGTCTACCACAAGACATCCAAAACCTGCTGTTCTCGGCAACACTTTCAACGCCAGTGCGTGCGCTAGCGAAAAGTGCAATCAGTGAAGCGGAAGAGATTTCGATTGCCAAGACTGATGCGTCTAAAGCGAACATTGAGCAATGGTTAGTGACCGTAGATAAAGACCGTAAGTCAGCACTATTGAGCCACATGATTACCGAAGGTAACTGGGACCAAGCGCTTATCTTTATCGAAACCAAGCATGGTGCGGCTAAGTTGGTGGCTCAACTTGAAAAGCGTGGCATTCAGGCAGAAGCTTTCCACAGTGGACGTAGCCAAGCGATCCGCGAAAAGATCTTGGCTGATTTCAAGAAAGGTCGCCTAAAATACTTAGTAGCGACAGGCGTTGCTGCTCGTGGTATTGATATCGACAACCTAAGCCGCGTAGTCAACTACGACATACCATTCCCAGCGGACGACTATGTTCACCGTATTGGTCGTACAGGCCGTGCTGATGCGTCTGGTGAAGCGATCTCTTTCCTATCGAAAGACAACTTTAAGAACCTGTGCATTATCGAAAAACGTCTTGGTCACTTGATTGAGCGTCGCGTAGTTGAAGGTTTCGAACCACGCAAAGAAGTGCCAATCTCTGTATTGAACTTCGTGCCTAAAAAGAAAAGAGATCTGCAGCAACCTGAGTAA
- a CDS encoding PPC domain-containing DNA-binding protein, with protein MLTPIAKRLTRGQDLKLEIQRLVTAHNVSAGSIASCVGCVSQLNIRLANANNTKLIKAPFEIVSVMATLTPNHQHVHISVADENGDVIGGHLLEGTIIATTAELIVHRYDTLTFNREHDDSTGYTELTVSSNTQ; from the coding sequence ATGCTCACTCCTATCGCAAAGAGATTAACCCGAGGCCAAGATCTAAAGCTTGAGATCCAGAGGTTAGTCACAGCACATAATGTCTCGGCAGGCTCTATTGCGTCTTGTGTCGGGTGTGTTTCTCAACTCAATATTCGTTTGGCCAATGCGAACAACACCAAGCTAATCAAAGCTCCGTTCGAAATCGTATCAGTAATGGCAACCCTAACGCCTAACCACCAGCACGTTCATATATCCGTTGCTGATGAAAATGGCGATGTGATTGGCGGGCATTTACTTGAAGGAACGATTATAGCGACCACCGCTGAATTGATTGTTCACCGCTACGATACCTTGACCTTCAACAGAGAGCATGATGATTCGACGGGTTACACTGAGCTCACTGTCAGTAGCAACACTCAATAG
- a CDS encoding OmpA family protein: MRYFKLALLSSILLMGCAETPDTTMTRHQIDDLADNDRDGVINQRDLCADTPEGVLVDIKGCADWKIIEDVEVLSVAFDFDKYDLKPEHTTVLNELVRLLGEQPETSVTLVGDTSSEGTNVYNKALAKKRTGVIRDALVDRGVDGERIFEQEFTQITSLTQHLHKRKRRTIAVLKTESMEVNPSWNIFTSEMQLDSNSDVESKTPIDPVGGM; the protein is encoded by the coding sequence ATGAGATATTTTAAACTAGCGCTACTTAGTTCTATCTTGTTGATGGGATGTGCGGAAACGCCTGATACCACAATGACTCGACATCAAATTGATGACTTAGCGGATAATGATCGCGATGGTGTGATAAACCAGCGAGACCTTTGTGCTGATACGCCAGAAGGCGTACTTGTTGATATTAAAGGGTGTGCCGATTGGAAGATTATCGAAGATGTTGAGGTCTTAAGCGTGGCATTTGATTTTGATAAATATGACCTTAAACCAGAGCACACAACCGTGTTAAATGAGTTAGTGCGTTTACTGGGTGAGCAGCCAGAGACCTCAGTTACCTTGGTCGGCGATACAAGTTCAGAAGGCACCAACGTTTATAACAAAGCACTGGCTAAGAAAAGAACGGGTGTCATTCGAGATGCACTGGTTGATAGAGGTGTCGATGGTGAGCGAATTTTCGAACAAGAATTTACTCAGATAACCAGCTTAACTCAGCACCTTCACAAGCGTAAGCGCAGAACGATAGCGGTGTTAAAAACAGAGAGCATGGAAGTTAACCCATCTTGGAACATATTCACCTCAGAGATGCAACTCGACAGTAACAGCGATGTTGAATCTAAGACACCGATTGATCCAGTAGGGGGCATGTAA
- a CDS encoding DUF6279 family lipoprotein codes for MRKCRWLVVFVCFLFAGCGTKFAYNNISWFAVSYIEDFVSLSNSQESELEERFDLLQQWHKETQLPLYISQLEVIQSIARSDINSAFIVDQSEQVKHHIRSIVNKLAPDVYGLSMQLTLKQDNEFLKNFREKQQDYYEERLSLNDEDSRERYRSRIEDRLERWLGSVSKEQQQIISTWSQEWINTNDSWRQYQNNTYQDLSTLMQKKTDLHIAQPIIMNLLLNNEAYYPEQLKSQLNKNMQTSARFLVEIATVSSEKQWSYFMSELESIKSTLVTLQE; via the coding sequence ATGAGGAAATGCCGTTGGTTAGTCGTATTCGTGTGCTTTCTATTTGCTGGGTGTGGGACGAAATTCGCCTATAACAATATCAGTTGGTTTGCGGTTAGCTATATCGAAGATTTTGTTTCTCTATCTAATAGTCAAGAATCAGAGCTCGAAGAACGCTTCGATTTATTACAGCAATGGCATAAAGAAACTCAACTGCCGCTGTATATTTCGCAATTAGAAGTGATTCAAAGTATTGCTCGTTCCGATATTAATTCTGCGTTTATCGTTGACCAGAGTGAGCAAGTTAAACATCATATTCGTTCTATCGTTAATAAATTAGCTCCCGATGTCTACGGATTAAGTATGCAGCTTACCCTTAAGCAAGATAACGAATTCTTAAAGAACTTCAGGGAAAAGCAGCAAGACTATTACGAAGAAAGGTTATCATTGAATGATGAAGATTCGAGGGAACGATATCGAAGTCGAATAGAAGATAGGCTAGAGCGGTGGCTTGGATCAGTATCGAAAGAGCAACAACAGATTATTTCTACTTGGTCTCAAGAGTGGATTAATACCAATGATAGCTGGCGCCAATATCAAAATAACACTTATCAAGATCTATCGACACTGATGCAAAAGAAGACCGATCTGCATATTGCGCAGCCAATTATTATGAACCTGCTTTTGAACAACGAAGCTTATTATCCAGAGCAACTGAAGTCTCAGCTTAATAAGAATATGCAGACATCAGCTAGGTTCTTAGTCGAGATCGCCACAGTGAGCAGTGAGAAGCAATGGTCTTATTTCATGAGTGAATTAGAAAGTATCAAATCAACGCTGGTGACACTGCAGGAGTAG
- the dbpA gene encoding ATP-dependent RNA helicase DbpA: MSISKFSSIALKPELLNTLDSLGYTEMTPIQALSLPTILNGKDVIGQGKTGSGKTAAFGLGVLQNLRVKRFRVQSLVLCPTRELADQVAKEIRTLARGIHNIKVLTLCGGMPMGPQIGSLEHGAHILVGTPGRILDHLEKDRIDLSELNTLVLDEADRMLEMGFQDALDAVIEAAPKERQTLLFSATFPKQIKSVADRIMRDPEMVKVESTHDHSSIQQHFYKVEGTEARDDALELLLLHHQPESAVVFCNTKKEVQNVNDELSHRGFSVIELHGDMEQRERDQALVQFSNKTISILVATDVAARGLDVDNLDAVFNFELSRDPEVHVHRIGRTGRAGSKGVAISFFSEKEMYRVAQIDEYMDMPIEPSELPAKPIAKPYYSNMVTIQIDGGKKAKLRAGDILGALTGQGGIDGKSVGKINLFAMRAYVAVERSVSNKALGKIESGKMKGRQFRARILK, encoded by the coding sequence TTGAGCATTTCAAAATTCTCTTCAATCGCCCTTAAGCCAGAGCTTCTAAATACGTTAGATTCTCTTGGTTATACTGAAATGACGCCGATCCAAGCGTTAAGTCTTCCTACAATCCTAAATGGTAAGGACGTTATCGGTCAGGGTAAAACGGGTTCAGGTAAAACAGCTGCTTTTGGTTTAGGCGTGCTGCAGAACCTACGCGTTAAGCGTTTCCGTGTTCAGTCTTTAGTGTTATGTCCGACTCGTGAGCTTGCAGACCAAGTAGCAAAAGAGATCCGTACTCTTGCTCGTGGTATTCACAATATTAAAGTGCTGACACTATGTGGCGGTATGCCAATGGGCCCACAGATTGGTTCACTAGAGCATGGCGCGCACATTCTTGTGGGCACGCCTGGCCGTATCCTTGACCATCTAGAAAAAGATCGTATTGACCTATCTGAGTTGAACACGCTTGTGTTGGATGAAGCCGACCGCATGCTAGAAATGGGTTTCCAAGACGCTTTGGATGCAGTGATTGAAGCGGCTCCAAAAGAGCGTCAAACTCTGCTCTTCAGTGCAACTTTCCCTAAACAGATCAAATCTGTTGCAGACCGCATCATGCGTGATCCAGAAATGGTGAAGGTTGAATCAACGCATGATCACTCAAGCATTCAGCAACACTTCTACAAAGTGGAAGGGACTGAAGCTCGTGATGACGCGTTAGAGTTACTTCTTCTTCATCATCAACCAGAATCAGCGGTTGTGTTCTGTAACACTAAGAAAGAAGTACAGAACGTAAACGATGAGCTAAGCCACCGTGGTTTCAGCGTGATCGAGCTTCATGGCGACATGGAGCAGCGTGAACGTGACCAAGCTTTGGTTCAGTTCTCAAACAAAACGATCTCGATTCTAGTCGCGACAGACGTTGCGGCTCGTGGTCTTGATGTTGATAACCTAGATGCTGTATTCAACTTTGAGCTATCTCGCGACCCTGAAGTTCACGTACACCGCATTGGTCGTACTGGCCGTGCAGGAAGCAAAGGCGTAGCTATCAGCTTCTTTAGCGAAAAAGAGATGTACCGTGTTGCTCAAATTGATGAGTACATGGACATGCCTATCGAGCCATCTGAGCTTCCAGCAAAGCCAATTGCCAAGCCTTACTACTCAAATATGGTAACCATCCAGATTGATGGCGGTAAGAAAGCTAAGCTTCGTGCAGGTGATATTCTTGGTGCATTGACGGGTCAAGGTGGTATTGATGGTAAATCAGTCGGTAAGATCAACTTGTTTGCAATGCGTGCTTACGTAGCGGTAGAAAGATCTGTGTCTAATAAAGCGCTAGGTAAAATAGAATCAGGAAAAATGAAGGGTCGCCAATTCCGCGCCCGAATCCTGAAGTAA
- a CDS encoding PstS family phosphate ABC transporter substrate-binding protein — MKRLSNKSGVLFAAVPVLFSVSVSVSVSVLANDVRDIGLVAIEPNMQGLVEDLLKSQEIDLELLLSDSVPEQMIMQRSRVGITSKKWTDKEMARFDMRYGYRPTELMFTADVIAILANENNPATSVTVAELIDVFGCSNELKHPKWKPSSDIRDGESLDTHMLPFAIDHNLQGHTTFSSWVECGTNGEYANTQFLADLPELVNKIEGEEAAIGYTVYSDQISDVKWLSVVDNLGVNYDLNKETILSGRYPLATVYYMYLNIPAHRKGFTEQEKFFIGLTLSQDHQAVLNRYGFISLPQEAIQRNKVRLSLEEPAIEGGYK, encoded by the coding sequence ATGAAACGTCTATCTAATAAATCGGGCGTGCTGTTTGCTGCTGTGCCTGTGCTTTTTTCGGTATCGGTATCGGTATCGGTATCGGTATTGGCTAATGATGTCCGTGATATTGGTTTGGTGGCGATTGAACCGAATATGCAGGGGCTCGTTGAAGATTTGCTTAAAAGCCAAGAGATCGATCTAGAGCTTTTACTGAGTGACAGTGTTCCAGAGCAGATGATCATGCAGCGCTCGCGTGTTGGTATCACTTCTAAAAAGTGGACTGACAAGGAGATGGCTAGATTTGACATGCGTTATGGTTATAGGCCGACAGAGCTGATGTTTACCGCTGATGTGATTGCGATTCTAGCGAATGAGAATAACCCTGCGACGTCAGTTACTGTAGCAGAATTAATAGATGTGTTTGGTTGTTCTAATGAGCTTAAACATCCCAAATGGAAACCAAGCAGTGATATTCGCGATGGTGAAAGCTTAGATACCCACATGTTGCCTTTTGCTATCGACCACAATCTGCAAGGCCATACTACGTTTTCGAGTTGGGTCGAGTGTGGAACTAACGGGGAATATGCGAATACGCAATTCTTAGCGGATCTGCCTGAGCTTGTTAATAAGATCGAAGGCGAAGAAGCGGCAATTGGTTATACCGTTTACTCGGACCAAATCTCGGATGTGAAATGGTTGAGCGTGGTCGATAACCTAGGCGTGAACTACGACCTAAACAAGGAAACGATCCTCTCTGGTCGCTACCCGTTAGCAACGGTTTATTATATGTACCTGAATATTCCGGCGCACCGAAAGGGGTTCACTGAACAAGAGAAGTTCTTTATCGGGCTCACGCTCTCACAAGATCATCAAGCAGTGTTGAACCGTTACGGTTTCATCAGTTTGCCACAGGAAGCGATTCAGCGTAATAAAGTTAGGTTATCGCTTGAAGAACCAGCGATCGAAGGCGGTTATAAGTAA